One Defluviimonas sp. SAOS-178_SWC DNA window includes the following coding sequences:
- a CDS encoding C-terminal binding protein, with the protein MKIVRTDRELQTPRLDAELRKRGALVLLPDGVDEAALAGEVADADLLLMCYTPVTARVIGAATRLKAIVKYGVGIDAIDIPAAMAKGIPVVNIPEYAEETVAEGAFALMIGLLKRIVPLDRQMQAEGWAWPEPRWLGADIAGKTVGIVGLGKIGRSFARMAGQGFRARVIACDPGVSAGEMAALGVEKADLPTLLAEADIVSLHCTLNDTTRHIIGAAELAAMKPAAILINTSRGALVDEAALVAALTEGRIAGAGLDVFSAEPLGRSGHVMSPLFGLPNVLMLPHLTFYTAEAMDRLERETLDRCDEALSGRPVLVTSHDPRLRAQTKGVRFG; encoded by the coding sequence ATGAAGATCGTCCGAACCGACCGGGAACTCCAGACGCCCCGCCTCGATGCCGAACTGAGGAAGAGGGGCGCACTCGTCCTCCTTCCCGACGGGGTGGACGAGGCGGCGCTGGCGGGGGAGGTGGCCGATGCCGACCTCCTTCTCATGTGCTACACGCCGGTGACGGCGCGGGTGATCGGTGCCGCGACGCGGCTGAAAGCCATCGTCAAATACGGCGTCGGCATCGACGCGATCGACATTCCGGCGGCGATGGCGAAGGGCATTCCGGTCGTCAACATCCCCGAATATGCCGAGGAGACGGTGGCCGAGGGGGCCTTCGCCCTGATGATCGGGCTTCTGAAGCGGATCGTGCCTTTGGACCGGCAGATGCAGGCGGAAGGCTGGGCCTGGCCCGAGCCGCGCTGGCTCGGCGCCGACATCGCCGGCAAGACGGTGGGGATCGTCGGCCTTGGCAAGATCGGCCGCAGCTTCGCGCGGATGGCGGGGCAGGGGTTCCGCGCCCGGGTGATCGCCTGCGATCCGGGGGTGAGCGCCGGGGAGATGGCGGCACTCGGGGTGGAAAAGGCGGACCTGCCGACGCTTCTGGCCGAGGCGGATATCGTCTCGCTCCACTGCACGCTGAACGACACGACCCGCCACATCATCGGCGCGGCCGAACTGGCCGCGATGAAGCCGGCCGCGATCCTCATCAACACCTCGCGCGGCGCGCTGGTGGACGAGGCCGCGCTGGTCGCCGCCCTGACCGAGGGCCGCATCGCCGGCGCCGGCCTCGACGTCTTCTCCGCCGAACCCCTCGGCCGGTCCGGCCACGTGATGAGCCCGCTTTTCGGGCTGCCGAACGTCCTGATGCTGCCGCACCTGACCTTCTACACCGCCGAGGCGATGGACCGGCTCGAACGCGAAACGCTGGACCGCTGCGACGAGGCGCTGTCGGGTCGGCCGGTGCTGGTGACATCGCATGACCCGAGGCTGAGGGCGCAGACGAAGGGCGTGCGCTTCGGCTGA
- a CDS encoding heavy-metal-associated domain-containing protein: MKLSIPDMTCGHCKAVVERTIIDLDSKADVVVNIAAHTAEVATTAAPEAILTALRAEGYPATRID, translated from the coding sequence ATGAAACTCTCGATCCCCGACATGACCTGCGGCCATTGCAAGGCCGTGGTCGAACGCACGATCATCGACCTCGACAGCAAGGCCGATGTCGTCGTCAATATCGCCGCCCATACCGCCGAGGTCGCCACCACGGCCGCGCCTGAGGCGATCCTGACGGCGCTCAGGGCCGAGGGCTATCCCGCCACGCGGATCGACTGA
- a CDS encoding acylphosphatase, producing MKEIAYSVRVTGRVQGVAYRAWARAEGMRLGLRGWVGNRDDGSVEALIAGPEPQVEAMITAMGEGPGAARVTDVWTEPAEPGEVPAGFTIRR from the coding sequence ATGAAAGAGATCGCCTATTCCGTGCGCGTCACCGGACGGGTGCAGGGCGTCGCCTACCGGGCCTGGGCGCGCGCCGAAGGAATGCGCCTGGGGCTGAGGGGCTGGGTCGGGAACCGCGACGACGGTTCGGTCGAGGCGCTGATCGCCGGGCCGGAACCGCAGGTCGAGGCGATGATCACCGCGATGGGCGAAGGTCCGGGGGCGGCGCGCGTGACCGATGTCTGGACCGAGCCGGCAGAGCCCGGAGAGGTGCCCGCCGGGTTCACGATCCGCCGCTGA